A single window of Zea mays cultivar B73 chromosome 10, Zm-B73-REFERENCE-NAM-5.0, whole genome shotgun sequence DNA harbors:
- the LOC118473531 gene encoding uncharacterized protein, whose amino-acid sequence MRGEQPAAEQRNWGSSRADNRGIEEEEADSRGKNRTGWSRGFPLGTGWSRGFPLGWRRQQRKEPDRTGACRLAGGGGGPAHRLEEAAARRVEDWRWRRGGGATSPVGGEAARHWKGFIRALRAIVNPKLRAQRRQPPALKQFRGVRGEFWTPWRRLGERGDAIRIHGAASPTPSFYSRLDA is encoded by the exons ATGAGG GGAGAGCAGCCAGCAGCAGAGCAGAGGAACTGGGGAAGTTCAAGAGCAGACAACAGAGGAATTGAGGAAGAAGAAGCAGACAGCAGAGGAAAGAACCGGACCGGCTGGAGCAGAGGATTTCCGCTTGGGACCGGCTGGAGCAGAGGAT TTCCGCTTGGCTGGAGGAGGCAGCAGAGGAAAGAACCGGACCGGACTGGCGCTTGCCGCTTGGCTGGAGGAGGCGGCGGCCCGGCGCACCGGCTGGAGGAGGCGGCGGCGCGACGAGTGGAGGACTGGAGGTGGAGGAGAGGCGGCGGCGCGACGAGTCCAGTTGGAGGAGAGGCGGCGCGGCACTGGAAAGGCTTTATTCGCGCGCTGCGCGCGATTGTAAACCCAAAACTACGCGCGCAGAGGCGCCAGCCGCCAGCCCTAAAACAATTCCGCGGCGTCCGTGGCGAATTTTGGACGCCATGGCGACGCCTAGGCGAGCGCGGCGACGCCATACGCATCCATGGCGCGGCGAGCCCGACGCCCAGCTTCTACagccgcctggacgcctag